AAGAGGCGTTGGATGACTGCACTGCCTTTCGGTCGACGAAATACTTGCCGCTCACCCCTTCAACTTCTGGCGACGTTGCGAGGTACAAGGGTGTTCGTGCGCCTCTTTCGGGGCTGGCACCGATGATCTTTGTCATGAAGCGAAGCGGGTTCGGCATGTAATCACCTATGAGACTGGTTGCGATCACGCCGGGGTGCAGGCAGTTGGCAGTCACTTGGGTTCCCTCGAGCCGGCGGGCCAATTCGTAGGTGAACAGCACATTGGCAAGTTTGGTCCACGCATAGACATGGGTGCGGCGGTAGGATCGCTCAGATTGCAGGTCATCAAAGTCGATGGATACCCCTTTATGGGCTTGAGAGCTGACGTTGACAATCCGGGCTGGAGCGCTGGCTTTGAGATCGTCGAGCAGCAGATTGGTGAGGAGAAAATAAGCGAGGTGATTGACGGCGAACTGGGTCTCCAGCTTATCATTAGTGAGGATGCGCTTCTTGAGGACTATCCCGGCGTTGTTGATCAGGACGTGCAGGGTGGGGTAGCGGGCCTTGAAGTCCTGGGCGAGTTGTTGGATCGCGGCTTGCGAGGAAAGATCGGCAAGCAGCAAGGAAACCGCATCGTTGCCGCTCTCTCGCTTGATCTCGGTCAGTGCCGCTTCACCCCGCTTGCGGTTACGGCAGACCATCACCACAGTCGCACCCATTTTCGCCAACCCGAGGGCGGTGGCTTTTCCAATCCCGGCGTTCGCACCGGTGACCATACAGGTTTTTCCGGTCAAGAGTTTGGTTACGTTTGCCATGTAGTGTGAGCCGCCGAAATCTTCTTCGAGCACAGACAAATCGAGGAGTTACATAGAAGTATCATATCGCATGAGGCG
This region of Candidatus Methylomirabilota bacterium genomic DNA includes:
- a CDS encoding SDR family oxidoreductase; its protein translation is MLEEDFGGSHYMANVTKLLTGKTCMVTGANAGIGKATALGLAKMGATVVMVCRNRKRGEAALTEIKRESGNDAVSLLLADLSSQAAIQQLAQDFKARYPTLHVLINNAGIVLKKRILTNDKLETQFAVNHLAYFLLTNLLLDDLKASAPARIVNVSSQAHKGVSIDFDDLQSERSYRRTHVYAWTKLANVLFTYELARRLEGTQVTANCLHPGVIATSLIGDYMPNPLRFMTKIIGASPERGARTPLYLATSPEVEGVSGKYFVDRKAVQSSNASYDTTTASRLWRVSAEVTGLPAYGGTQ